One Lepisosteus oculatus isolate fLepOcu1 chromosome 4, fLepOcu1.hap2, whole genome shotgun sequence genomic window, gtcaggacctccgttttacatctcatccgaaggacagcgcctgtttacagtatagtgtccccatcactgtactggggcattaggacccacatggactgcagggtgagcaccccctgctggccccactaacacctagtttttcccaggaggtctctcatccaggtactgaccaggctcacacctgcttagctttagtgggttgccagttgtgagttgcagggtgatatggctgctggccaattTATTTGGCTAATTTGCTTACTTTGCGAATTAAGCCCTTGGTGAATTCAGTTCTGGAACAGATGTAACTTTACTCGAAAGCCTGTatgcaaaaaaacaattcaaaaggtCTCACTAATtaggttattttaattaaaggttCAATTAAGAGAATTCTGAACTTGAAAACCTGGCACTGGAGTTGTCTTATGAGGACTGGGATTGGGCTGTCCTTGACTGGACTTTGCTTGGCTGAGATCTGACTGCACCAGTCTGTGATTTCTGCACTGTGATCACTAACACTATGATCAACACTGTAGTTGATCATAATATAATTCACATTGCAAGACCTCGTATAAATTCACACAACACAGGCCTTACTCACGAAGTGATACAAGTGTTTATCATATACAGAGAGGTATTAAAATCACAATTATTATTGCTTCCAATATTCTTTTATTCtcagtaaaaatgtaaagtttgtcacttacaataaatattttatttttttaagatgccCAGAGGAAACTTAAAGAATATGGtaagttcattttttttagcCTTGTGATAAAAAATCAATACTCATAGCACATCCTGataaatttaatttgtatttttgaaaTATTACAGACCGTGTCGAAAAGGAATTGCACAGCCTCCAAAAAGGTAAATCATATTATACACCAAATctttaattttagattttatttgaattttgcaagtaaataaaataaaaatgttcttctgATATTGTGGTATGATTGcctgaaatacaaataaaagcttaaacttttattttcaactGTCTGATTTGAAATAAATAGCTTTGATTTATACATACGTGTTTACAAcattccacacacacacacatattgtatatactTACTTTATGTAACTTTGGCTTGTAGAATGTAAATGTAGTCTTTTAAGATTTGTTTGAGATTTGTTTaagatttgtttgagaaaaaTAACTTCAACTTGAATATATCTAGATATGTAATGTAGAAACAGGaatgttataaaataaatatattcagctctttttttaaatatttaactaacatgCAGTAGTTAAATTGGAATTATTATTGTACTATGTTGGCATGGTAAAgtcctatttatttatttctgtaataACCATTTACAAAACACAAGTTTTTGATTAACAGGGCTGATACATATTGATATGTCTGAGGGCAGCTGTGAACCAGACTATGGCTGATCTCACAGTTAGTTTGACCACATTAGTGGAATGTGATCAGAGAGCTTAAATATTCACATACTTTAATCACCAGGGAAACAGTTTTCATGAACAGATGAATTAAACACATACCAATTCTACTGTTAACAAATAAATGatgaatgatatacagtacagcatccAATAAATAAAATGCTATATTTGTAAAGATGATGATTGATGATGACAATGATGATGTTAAGTATTAAATTGAAAACTTGAAGATGtggaaagagaaataaaaatatatatttttctcatttgcagTTCATGGGAATCAAACCGATCTGTTGGGTATGTATCTAATGTGCATCAGAAGTACTCTGCATCAGTAATACTCTTCTAAGTACTTATTTTCCCCAGACCTCCTGTATCCTTGGAAGCAGGATATTGGATAAAGCTGTGCTGTAGAGGAAAGTTGATCACAGTTGGTTTGCAGCTGTTGCtttgatacagtatacatgtcATATTTGGCCCTGAGTGTAacaaaacagttctttccagaccctctgcggacgacacaatctggggtggagtgaggaaacactaggaaaaagtcatgcaggaatcgGGAATGAATATGGGGaagcgtgtccaaagtgcgcaggtgtccaggggggtgagtccggggcaaacaatccaaggatGAGATGAACGGAAAATCCAAAAGACAGGGAAAAGTCCAAAAGCCAGGCGATCCATACAAGACAGACAGGTTAAAAACATGAACTGGGTCAGAACCGGCAAGGGGAACGGAAACTTAAAAACATGACGGAGCCAAACGAATacaggtcccgggctcgcacgatatgggaatcagatgcagagccccgaACTGAGTgggtgtctggcttttaaggggacgggaaggaggctggaacaaggggcaggtccACAGAATCAGGTCCGAAGTGAAAAGAGCCAGAGCCcgttaaggaggagggactataatcgtgacactgaAGAAGAGTCAAGTTTACAGAACACTGTTCCTAGAAAGAGCAATGACAACAGTTGCCCTTTATTGAGGCTCCCAACCCTGCTTGTTCAGGAAAATCAGAAGGAGAAGAGGCAAAAAGGAACAGTAATGTTAGTCCACTCTCTGATCTCATCAGTCTCTTCATCCCCTCAGATTTTAAGATTTGTAGATTTGTTAGAACGTACTTTTCTAATAAACAGCAGTGCTAATATCTGCCACCTTTCCTGTACATGTGAACCTCTTATTCCAAGCTGACCAAAATCGTGATGGAGATGGACAAGAGGGAGTAATGAGTGGGAAGTTcactgtagtactgtaggtcCCGGAGGTAATTAGGTGGCTCACAGACCCTGAGCACATTCAAACACAGACTTGCTTGAATAAATATGGTGAAAGGAATCTTTATTGGAGCAAAGGCTGCTCTCAGACACAGGAAACTTTGATATTCCAAAGCCCAAGCAGCAACTAAAACTGCGAAGCATTGTGTTTATTTACAGAGAATAGTGTACTCGATCTCAATCACTTCTGACTCAGCTGTCACTCCAGCCCTACATTATCCTCTGCTTatactaaattaattaagggGGCTTTAAAATCAGAGGAAAATCTGCCTGCAGGTGGGATGTACTTGGTCACATTCGATTGCTctattttaaatctaaataaatgTACTTTGTGGTTACTTTCTGtaacctttgtttttccttctttcacAGATGCTGTGAGACAAATCCCAAACTCAGGTAGCTATTTCGGTCTTGCTTTGTTGTAGCAGTAAGTTCCATAGTCCCTCATCCTCAAGTGTCAGCAAAACAGATGGAGAGCAAGGAATCTCCCAGTTGAAGTTGGTTGTGGGGGGTTTTGCAGGGCAGCCACTTTGGCGAGGCCTGAGGCTGCTTGGTATTGAAGGAGCAGCAAGGAAGAAGCTAGTGACCGAAGGCAGTAAGCAAGCAGAGGAGGCATCCAGATAGACATGGATTAAAAGGAAGGAGCAGTGGCTGTAGGGAGATAGAGCTGTGCTGAGTGGCGTACTGTGGAGGTGTTCCAGGGTGCTGGCTTCTGCTGTTGAGCCCTCCTGAGGTATTGTGGGTTGATCAATGAAACTCTGGTGAGGAGGGGTACTACCCACTTGAGAACCCAGTGAAGGCCCCTCTCAGCCTTGACAGAGAGTAGAGCTAAAAGGAAAGTAAGCAATTGTGATGCCATCGGGTGCTGGGGGTGCACAGAGAAAGGAGCACGTGTCCAGAGTCCCAGTAGCCATGATCTCATCATATTCAACATATTACAGTAAACAATACATTGCATTtatgcaaaatatatatatatataatttaatttttagtttcctgttgCTTCAGCCTTCAGCTTACGGCTTCAGAGGtaaaatgtgtttcatttttggGATATGAAATGACAAATACATATAATATGTTCATTTGTTATTTTGTCAATATTGTTAAGCCACATTGATAAAGTGGGCTTAACCTGTTCCATCAGGGCATCTGTGATGCACTACCACAGCTAGAGTTTTTATCCTCAACTGAGCCATGTGAACTCTCTTCAGCACCTGTGAGAGTCCACATGGCACTGAGAGAGTTTAAATGTCAATAGCACCCTCAAAGACttacacattttaaacaacaaGGCTGTTAGATTGTGCCATTAAGTCTACactttgtctttcttttaaatGAGCCTAATTGAAGAATCAGATTACGAGATATACACAGGACCTGTTGTAGTAAAGACAGAAACTGATTTGATCCCCCTTATATTATATGAAGtcacaaacacatttttaattatttaatatcaCCCAACTAGAATTCTCCTCAGTTTTACTTACAAAACAATGAAACTTATTTTTGAGATGCAAGGGGATTTGCAGTATTTCAAGagtaatcctgtttttttattctcctAGTTTGGAACAGGATTTGTGAATCTAAAGgtaacatttatattttcattattattgtttaacTCAACATTATAGCTCAATCATGAATGAAGGGGGAATTGTAATTGTATAAATGTATTGATGTTTAACATTATAATTATTTGTAAGTTAAATAACTTAAAGACATTAGTTCTTAGctaatatagttcaggtgggtagctgcgtcagcatgcgtaggctgcaaaggtttattccatgctgaaaaaaagaagagagaaaacacaacgtttcggccgtggagcctttttcaggtgtgacctgacacctgaagaaggctccacggctgaaatgttttgttttctctcttctttttttcagcatggaataaacctattacttgttccttagctAATATAGTATGGTTTTTAATATAACTGAATACCTGATTATTAACCATAACTGCTTATGGTTACCCCAAATGGgcctcaagaaaataaaaatccaagAGCATTGACTACATATATTTTccttctactgtacatttaactgTACTAAATACTCtattaaataaatcatttatCACAAAAATGATAAAAGAGGTGATAAATAGAACACAGttaacaatgaacatattttctCTCTTTAGTGGAAGTGACTCTGGATCCTAAAACAGCACAGGCCACCCTCAGTGTGTCTGAAGGTGGAAAGACTGTGACTctgggagagagacaggctgaCTCAGATGGTGACAATAGATTTGAGCAAGCTCTCTGTGTCCTGGGTATGAATGTCTTCACCAcagggagacactactgggaggtggaggtgggggAGAAGACTCAGTGGAGTGTAGGAGTCGCCGAAGGATCTGCTAAGAGGAGTGGGAAAGTAATCATTCGCAGTGAAAGAGGATTCTGGGCTTTGAGACTGAGTGATGAAAAGTTTTATGCTGCTACAAACCCCGACACTCTCCTCCCCCTGAGCCTGAAGCCCAGGAAACTGGGGGTGTATTTGGATTATGAGGGGGGGCAGGTCTCCTTTTACAATGTGGAAGCCAGAGTTCACATCTACACTTTCTCTGACTCCTTCACTGAGGGGCTCCATCCTTTCTTTGGCACTGAAAAACAGTGCAGAAAACCCCTCACCATCTCTCCTGTAGACAGAGAGGCAGCTTCTGACCAGCCATGGGCTCAGATTAAAGCTCAAACAGAGGCCCTGTACAAGAAGAGTCCTGAAGCAGCAGAAACAGACACAAGTCAGACACATCAGGAGAAAGacaagaagaaagagaaagaagggAAGAGCAGTGAGGCTCCTTCTGACACCCCAGTCCAGACTGCAGACTATAAAAACCTGACGTTCAGTTACAAGAATGAGTGTCAGTCTGAGGAAACAGCTGCACCTCCAGCACTGGAGGACAATCCTGAAGCCTCAAGTCCAGCTGGACCAGGAGGAACAGGCACAGCAGAGGAGAAGGACACAGAGAAGAGCAGAGACTCTGCTTGTGAAGAGACAGCCCTGCTGGAGAAGAGGGAGTCTGGAGGACCTGCAGGAGGTGAAACAGGAGAGTTGGGTACAACACCAACTGGAAAGGACAAATCAAAAGGAGGAAAATTTTCTCTGTTTCCAAAAAAATCAAAGTGATTGATGTGTTATGCGGAGGTTATTCAAGGTATTATAGGGACTGTGCTCATAAACCCATTTTGTTTCTCTAACTGTTTTTAAGTATaaactaacatactgtatttcaaaattaaaatgaagcatACTGTATGAGCTTATTTTCATAACTCATAAATTAGCAAACTGAGTGCAGTCAGAGATGTTATTTGAACCAGCATATCCCAGACTCCTCTGACCTCCCACACAAGGAGGAGACAAACACTCTCAGTGCAGGTTTATCTCAGATAGATCAGTTTCCTTCTTGACTGGATCACTGCATATCtgagaaactccacacagtttCACTAATACTAGACAACTGTAAAGAACAGTGTATGTTCTTCGAAATAACATTAATGCTCATGAAGGATGTTTGGAAAGTAAACTGATTTAAAGCTTGGCCAGCTTCTGTCCTGTCAAAACTGTGATGGCTTGTGGTTtgtgagttttctttttcagtattGTGTGACGGTTTTATTCTGAATGGACAATGGTGCCTCACAAAGACATTTTAGTTATCAAAATGGCTGAGAGGAAATTGGCCAGATTAGCTTTTGCATGTACTGGAATTCCATGCTTTGCTCCCATTTCTTGCCCTGATGGGCTCTGGCTACCCCGCGACCCTGAATCAGAAGAAGCTGTGATGGATTGATggatgttttataaataaagcaATGTAGACATATTGCAGTGTCTGTGTATGATTTGTTAaggctttacagataatggacaGGTGTAAGTACTGCTAACATGTACTCTACATTGGAGAGGAGGGTGGAGTGTTTTTATTCCCTAGTTTGAATTTATGGACACGTCCCTGACTGCTATCAACAGAACCTTCCCGAATCAGTCATtggtaatattattttataacacACATACAACCAGATCTAtttaaaccagtttaattcagaTGTGTTTCATAGCCTGcattttcatttcctagaaCTGCTCTTTAATAATGTTCATTTATACCCTAACGGGGAGCATGAATAAGCTTTGCGAGCTACAGGAAagtttatcattgtttttatattgtcaACCTCAACTGACAACATGCAGTGTCCAGCCCCAAGAATCacaatgaaatactgtacaaacattgGTCAGGAATTTCATTTTTACCATTACAATTAAAGATTTCTGTCAAAATGTTCAAAAGATCTGTCATTGTTGCATAATCACATTTaagtatatttaattatattaaatataacatATATTTTGTCTTCATAAATACTGAATTAGTGTTAGAGATAGGCCACTGTAGAGTTTTAAAAAGAGATTAGTTTCAAGATCAAGTGTAAAGGGAATATAGTgttgaattaaaatatattcaagATTATCACTGCTATCACTTGTTCGAGTAAGTGCACAGTAAGGCCAGTGAAATTTTAGATTTGATTTCAGTTGTTTATCAGTGAGAAAAAGGTTATGGAATGCAGTTCTGAATACATGAATTGACAAATGTACTAATTTTCCTTTCATTCCTGTAATTCTAGTCAGACAGCCCAGGTGCTGATATGATTAGAGGGTCCAGGTCTTTATTTCCAGTGGAAAAGAATTGACTGTCttgttgattttctttttgaaagtgTAAATCTTGGAGTGATCTACAGCATTGTAGAAGGAGAGTCATCTCTCTGTAGTCCACATGGACCCCTACTCTCCTGGTAATGCTCATCACCTTCACCGCAGTCCCAGGGTCATTTCGAGTTTCTAGCGCTGATCCAGCCCAAAGACTAAGGGCTCTCTCTCTGggactatatatttccgggtctttcagtctgccttcgctcagcattgatgttcggatgtcctgaaacccgcctagcaccaggtcgccccatgagggcataggtttctatacggcatttcctgaacagctgagcccgggctaaccctcGTCTCGCccctacgcatagggtcttttgctctcctgcctctACACAGTTCGTCCtctccgacatccgtgacacttAACATCCTCCTCCCAGTAGTACCCCGACACAGTCCCCTCTGGCTTCTAGCCCAGGATATACGGCTCTTTATCAAACCGCTCTGGGGTGTCAGTGAGATTCTGGTGCTGCTGTGTCCACCTCACTGATCTGCCATCTTCTGACACCCTCAGGTAGGGGTTCAATGTGTCCTGATCCAGGGTCACTGTCAAAGGGGGCAGGAGGAGAGAAACAAAGAGACAATGTTAGTGCAAACACCTCCTCAACCAGTTAAGGTAAATTAAACCCTAACTCCTAATCTCAATCACCTCACTGATCTACAATCGTCTGATGCGCTCAGATAGGGGTTCACGGTGTCTTTATCTAGCATCACTGTCATTGGAGACACAAGAAGAGAAACAAGCAGAAAATGTTGTACAAAGTGAGAGGCTTTTAGTGcgtgaaataaaatcccaatcCTAACTCTGTCTTCCTCACTGATCTGCCATCTCCTGACACAGTCAGGTAGGGGTTTAGAGAATGTAGCACAAAGTGCAAGAGACTTTCCCAGTCTCCATTTCTGGACcacataaaagaaacaaaaatttcCAGTCTTCCACAATACAATACTTATGTGCTTATTCAGTGTGAATTTCAGATTCAATGCataacatttctgaaaatacagtatttatgtcaATCTACATAATAACTAAAACTGATTATAACAAAAATACCTGCCATGGCATGTCTCACTGAAATATTTGGACGAGATAAGGCAGTGTTAATACAATGAACAGACTTTTCACTTTGCCAAAACTTGTGAAATTCTTTTCTTTagactttttaattaaatattttattgggGATTTCTGTAAAGCAGTTGGGAACATTCCGAGAAGAGAAATTGTGTTgtaaactaaaataatttttagcAATATGTATGTATTGTACACACTGATGAAttggaaaatactgtattttaatgtatCTCATTCAAAGGATATCAGGTCTCAAATGATATACAGGACTTAACTTTAACTGCTTATGCCaatgcatactgtaaatgcctctccttttttaattacataaattCATTTTAAGTAGTTTGGGGATTAAATTAACTCTATACAGGTATATTAATATCCATCTAGTTCAATAGGATCTCTGATAGTTCATCAAAATGCTGCATTTGAATAACAGCGCTGTCATACCTAGACAGGAGGCAGTGGATTAACTTCTTTGCCTATCAGATCAGACACTATGAAgggatttatttaatttttaagaaaTGTGCAAAGTGAAACTTCAGATCCAAATTAAAAAGATTCCTTAAAGCACTACCTAAAAAAAACCTGAGTGCACATTATCAGTGTATTTAAGATAAAAGACCTCAAATGAAAAGTGGTCTGGAACAGTTCCTTTCATGATACAACATGGCAGACAGCACAGCACCTTTGGCAAGCTGTAGATGTTTAGGCTGCTGTTCATGTTCatacacagaagacatcattgaTGGATTTATACCTTTTCTTAATTGTATAATGATAGCATGTCCAGAGGGGCTGGGCAGACAGGtaaccttggacccctagaggtttatttttctctttactcaggagtttttggttcctctcctccattgtcttctggtcttttctgttctgtattcataacaggtatggtcacttgcattgttaagtgccttgggggaaccttgttgtgaaagttGCTATATAaagataaattgaattgaattgaatattctGCTCTTTTCCTCTCTACAAGTACAAATACACAgagtatttcatattctgtctccgtttttgtatttctggtgtttaaataaaaactttttttaaaagcccaCCGTGCACTATTCCATCCGGGTACTATGGAGGCCTCACTGGTGGAAATGGGATTctataaaaattagtgtaattaatttgatttttatcagggcactgtacaagacaagtcttcaggcctatagatcctatgatcctgtacTATTTATGAATatagtgtaacggaacggccgatatacaggttgtacgatctggttgcagtgtggtgacggcaccaccctcccctgcgcataacaggttTGCTGACCGCCGAGGCTAAAGAAAgttttctttagctcagctggcaagacccgggttcgagccaatgcagtgagagcacaagccctagaacccgaatccgttgcaataacaaaaggatagacaatgaaatgtgggctatttcgaagtcgcaaatgtgagatatgaaGTCGctattctgagatactaagtcggaattctgagatataaagtcggaattctgagttactaagtcgcaattctgagataccatagcgcgttttttttactccctggaaaAACAATTTTTTCCAATGAAAATGGAAAGTGAAAGTGTATTTAGGCGACTCCATTTTACACAAAGACGAAGCCTTCAAGGACGTAAGAGATTTGTTTCCTATAAAACAGTTATTTTCTTGTCTTTCCGTCTTTTATCCTGCATCTTTTGTTGTCTCTTGGCATTCTTGTTATTGAAAAGGTACAGTAGATTTTGCAAGGTAGCTGGTGGGTGGCTCTGGATACACACGGCGCCGGCGTACTGTAGCACCAATCTGCCAGGACACCTTTATGATCAAGATCAGgcctttggagaaaaaaaaaactgtggacTTCTTCGTTACCTGGACTATCAATGCATCACAAATTTAGCTGATATTTCGGAAAGTATCGAAAATATTTCACGATTGATAAGTAGTTCTGTGACTTGCCAAGACATTCTGTTTGAGAATGAGGGAATGAGTGCAAACGGTCTGTCTGGTGGTTATCATTGCTATACCCAAGAACTAATTGTGATATATCTGATCCGTTTCCTTCCgcttattgttatttttaatcaaaatactaATTCAAATTGGC contains:
- the LOC138238313 gene encoding butyrophilin subfamily 1 member A1-like isoform X3 produces the protein MGNSAVACAVLLLFLTSFVRNADSKQEFKLIVPSEPVVASVDSDIVLPCQLSPEMSATAMEVRWFKENFDNLVFLYKEGKEKEGSDYRGRVRLFRQEMETGNVSLLLQNVRISEQGIYKCHVSNVDWYEEPQMQLRVTRKGSSPEIEISKFDKDIVKLSCHSEGWYPEPQMFWTDKGGRKLSSVVEPVSQPSKDSPYSVTSHLNVERTNSHGVDCVVTQQQQRVQLESRMKVNDEFFKSTHPVRLYLSVIIISIVLALLCFCAAFLYAKKKNQDAQRKLKEYDRVEKELHSLQKVHGNQTDLLDAVRQIPNSVWNRICESKVEVTLDPKTAQATLSVSEGGKTVTLGERQADSDGDNRFEQALCVLGMNVFTTGRHYWEVEVGEKTQWSVGVAEGSAKRSGKVIIRSERGFWALRLSDEKFYAATNPDTLLPLSLKPRKLGVYLDYEGGQVSFYNVEARVHIYTFSDSFTEGLHPFFGTEKQCRKPLTISPVDREAASDQPWAQIKAQTEALYKKSPEAAETDTSQTHQEKDKKKEKEGKSSEAPSDTPVQTADYKNLTFSYKNECQSEETAAPPALEDNPEASSPAGPGGTGTAEEKDTEKSRDSACEETALLEKRESGGPAGGETGELGTTPTGKDKSKGGKFSLFPKKSK